A window from Fibrobacter sp. encodes these proteins:
- the rplU gene encoding 50S ribosomal protein L21, producing MYSIIEQGGAQFKVTEGATIRVPLIEAEKGAEITIDKVLLAADGDKIKIGTPVVEGASVTAKVLDHTKAKKVLVIKRKRRKDYRRKNGHRQQYTKLEIVSIKI from the coding sequence ATGTATTCTATTATCGAACAAGGTGGTGCCCAGTTCAAGGTAACAGAAGGTGCTACTATCCGGGTTCCTCTGATTGAGGCAGAGAAGGGTGCGGAAATAACCATCGACAAAGTTTTGCTGGCTGCTGATGGCGATAAAATAAAGATCGGGACGCCGGTGGTTGAGGGTGCTTCTGTAACAGCCAAAGTTCTTGATCATACCAAGGCTAAGAAAGTGCTGGTGATAAAGAGGAAGCGCAGGAAAGATTATCGCCGCAAGAACGGTCATCGTCAGCAGTACACGAAACTGGAAATAGTTTCGATCAAAATCTGA
- a CDS encoding Rne/Rng family ribonuclease yields the protein MTKKILFNATPTEKRAALLENDKVVELVVERPDHFRLVGNIYRGRVTSILPGIQAAFIDIGLDKCAFLHATDVDPSLLLEVGNELMERYTGNDSSKRRRIARIPIEKVLTVGQEILVQVTKEPISTKGAKVTTQISLAGRFLVLVPDTDFIGVSKKTQDTKKRVRLKKLISQIKPKGVGFIVRTIGLKVSETEFVKEIHMLLDAWRKAQEEALSGTGPKLVYRELGITTQVIRDLFSEDVTEVYVDQDDDYREILNYLKALSPDLCNRVIRYNQKVPLFDKFNIERDLDRLLKRKVWLKSGGYILIDRTEALVAIDVNTGRNVGKSSLEETIFKTNLDAAAEICRQLRLRDIGGLIVVDFIDMRNADNRRKIEEAMRKALAADPTATSMTGLSKFGLMEITRKRVRPELQEFFTNVCPVCEGLGWVFSPETVISRIDRDLKRSNVRANQVKLSVHPAVAAYLLKEGEQMKNRLERAHKYQLLIEQDEELDQDEYNIVPDGKVKKREQPCD from the coding sequence ATGACCAAAAAAATACTGTTTAATGCTACTCCTACAGAAAAAAGAGCTGCCCTGCTTGAAAACGACAAGGTTGTTGAACTGGTAGTAGAAAGGCCTGATCATTTCCGGCTCGTTGGAAACATATACCGTGGCCGGGTTACCTCAATACTGCCGGGTATACAAGCTGCCTTCATCGATATAGGTCTGGATAAATGCGCATTCCTCCATGCAACCGATGTAGACCCGTCACTGCTTCTTGAAGTCGGCAATGAATTGATGGAGCGCTATACAGGCAACGATTCATCGAAGCGCCGGCGGATTGCCAGGATTCCTATAGAAAAAGTGCTGACTGTCGGCCAGGAGATACTGGTTCAGGTTACCAAGGAGCCTATAAGTACTAAAGGAGCTAAAGTTACTACTCAGATCAGTCTTGCAGGACGTTTTCTGGTGCTTGTACCTGATACCGACTTTATTGGGGTTTCCAAAAAGACTCAGGACACCAAAAAGCGGGTAAGGCTCAAGAAACTTATCTCACAGATAAAGCCAAAGGGGGTAGGTTTTATAGTGAGGACTATCGGGCTGAAGGTCTCAGAAACAGAGTTTGTGAAGGAGATCCACATGCTGCTCGATGCCTGGAGGAAAGCACAGGAGGAAGCGCTCAGCGGCACCGGGCCCAAGCTGGTTTACAGAGAACTGGGTATTACAACCCAGGTGATCAGGGATCTTTTCTCCGAGGATGTTACTGAGGTGTATGTTGATCAGGATGATGACTACAGGGAGATACTCAATTATCTGAAGGCGCTATCGCCGGATCTCTGTAACAGGGTGATCCGCTACAATCAAAAAGTGCCTCTGTTTGACAAATTCAATATCGAGCGTGACCTCGACCGGCTCCTCAAGCGTAAAGTCTGGCTGAAAAGCGGCGGGTATATTCTGATTGACAGAACAGAGGCGCTGGTGGCAATTGATGTAAACACTGGAAGAAATGTGGGAAAATCAAGCCTTGAGGAGACTATTTTCAAGACTAATCTCGATGCTGCGGCTGAGATCTGCCGTCAGTTGCGCTTAAGGGATATCGGTGGACTCATCGTGGTCGATTTCATAGATATGAGAAACGCGGATAACCGGCGGAAGATTGAGGAGGCGATGCGCAAGGCGTTGGCTGCTGATCCCACTGCCACATCGATGACCGGCCTCTCTAAATTCGGACTGATGGAGATAACCAGAAAGAGAGTCAGACCGGAGCTGCAGGAGTTCTTCACAAATGTATGTCCGGTATGTGAAGGGTTGGGATGGGTGTTCTCACCCGAGACAGTAATCTCCAGAATAGACCGTGATCTGAAGCGGTCCAATGTCCGGGCAAATCAGGTGAAGCTCTCAGTTCATCCTGCTGTTGCTGCCTATCTTCTGAAAGAGGGTGAACAGATGAAAAACAGGCTGGAGAGGGCACATAAATATCAATTGTTGATAGAACAGGATGAGGAGCTTGATCAGGATGAGTATAACATAGTTCCGGATGGCAAGGTAAAGAAAAGAGAGCAGCCCTGTGATTAG